In a single window of the Cupriavidus sp. P-10 genome:
- the rfbD gene encoding dTDP-4-dehydrorhamnose reductase, whose protein sequence is MQRKRAVPTILVTGSNGQVGFELRRSLAPLGNVVAMDRTGCDLSHPDELRRVMRDFRPDVIVNPAAYTAVDKAETEADLAFAINGTAPGILAEEARALGSLLVHYSTDYVFDGTKDGAYVENDAVNPQSVYGKSKLAGEQAVLASGANALVLRTCWVAGQHGGNFAKTMLRLGRERDALRVIVDQVGAPTCASLIADVTAQIVARRWLTTDRDAFPFGIYHLAAAGETSWHGYATEVLVYAAALGIELKVDPAAIEAIPATAYPLPAPRPSNSRLDTSKLRDTFGIHLPDWRDGVHHLLDQILT, encoded by the coding sequence ATGCAGCGTAAGCGGGCGGTTCCGACCATTCTCGTAACGGGCAGCAACGGGCAAGTCGGGTTCGAACTGCGCCGGAGCCTTGCACCGCTGGGAAATGTGGTTGCAATGGATCGTACTGGCTGCGACTTGTCGCATCCGGACGAACTCCGTCGTGTAATGCGTGACTTCCGGCCCGACGTGATTGTTAACCCCGCGGCTTACACGGCAGTCGATAAGGCTGAGACCGAAGCGGATCTGGCTTTTGCCATCAATGGCACCGCACCCGGCATCCTTGCAGAGGAGGCAAGGGCGCTCGGCAGCCTGCTGGTCCACTATTCGACCGACTATGTCTTCGACGGCACCAAGGACGGCGCCTACGTCGAAAACGATGCCGTCAATCCGCAATCCGTCTATGGCAAGAGCAAGCTCGCTGGCGAACAGGCTGTGCTCGCCAGCGGCGCGAATGCGCTGGTGCTCCGCACCTGCTGGGTCGCCGGCCAGCATGGCGGTAATTTCGCCAAGACCATGCTGCGCCTGGGTCGCGAGCGCGACGCGCTGCGCGTGATTGTCGACCAGGTTGGCGCCCCAACCTGCGCATCCCTGATCGCTGACGTCACCGCCCAGATCGTCGCCCGTCGCTGGCTCACCACCGATCGCGACGCCTTTCCGTTCGGCATCTACCACCTCGCCGCCGCTGGTGAAACCAGTTGGCACGGCTATGCCACTGAAGTGCTGGTCTATGCCGCAGCGCTGGGCATCGAATTGAAGGTCGACCCGGCCGCGATCGAAGCGATCCCGGCCACCGCCTACCCGCTGCCGGCGCCCAGGCCGTCCAATTCGCGGCTCGACACATCGAAGCTGCGCGACACCTTCGGTATCCATCTCCCGGATTGGCGAGACGGTGTGCATCACCTGCTCGACCAGATCCTTACCTGA
- the rfbB gene encoding dTDP-glucose 4,6-dehydratase — translation MSHILVTGGAGFIGANFVLAWLGDKSADGVINVDKLTYAGNRKTLASVEDDPRHVFSQTDICDREALDKLFATYKPRAVVHFAAESHVDRSIHGPGEFIQTNIVGTFTLLEAARAYWGTLEGQAKSDFRFLHVSTDEVFGSLSEADPQFSETTPYAPNSPYSASKAASDHLVRAYHHTYGLPVLTTNCSNNYGPYHFPEKLIPLIIANALGGKPLPIYGDGQNVRDWLYVRDHCSAIREVLARGQLGETYNVGGWNEKTNLDVVHTLCDLLDELRPKATGSYRDQITFVKDRPGHDRRYAIDARKLERELGWKPAETFESGMRKTVQWYLDNQAWVQDVMSGDYRHWVAKQYAA, via the coding sequence TTGTCCCATATTTTGGTCACTGGGGGCGCTGGTTTCATTGGCGCCAATTTCGTTCTGGCATGGCTGGGCGACAAATCGGCGGATGGGGTCATCAACGTCGACAAGCTCACTTATGCAGGCAATCGGAAGACGCTGGCGTCGGTCGAGGACGATCCGAGGCACGTGTTCTCGCAAACGGACATTTGTGACCGGGAGGCACTGGACAAACTCTTTGCTACGTACAAGCCGCGTGCTGTGGTGCACTTCGCGGCGGAAAGCCATGTAGACCGGTCCATCCATGGTCCGGGCGAGTTCATCCAGACGAATATCGTTGGTACCTTCACGCTGCTGGAAGCGGCTCGCGCTTATTGGGGCACTCTGGAAGGGCAGGCCAAGTCTGACTTCCGCTTCCTCCATGTCTCCACTGATGAGGTGTTCGGCTCGCTGAGTGAGGCCGATCCCCAGTTCTCGGAGACTACGCCGTACGCGCCCAATAGCCCATACTCGGCATCCAAGGCAGCCTCGGATCATCTGGTACGCGCGTACCACCACACGTATGGCCTGCCGGTCCTGACGACGAACTGTTCGAACAACTACGGCCCATACCACTTCCCGGAAAAGCTGATCCCGTTGATCATCGCCAATGCGCTCGGCGGCAAGCCGCTGCCGATCTATGGCGACGGGCAAAACGTGCGCGACTGGCTGTACGTGCGGGACCACTGCTCCGCCATCCGTGAAGTGCTGGCACGAGGCCAGCTGGGTGAAACCTACAACGTCGGCGGCTGGAACGAAAAGACCAATCTCGACGTGGTGCACACCCTGTGCGACCTGCTCGACGAACTGCGTCCCAAGGCCACCGGTTCCTACCGCGACCAGATCACGTTCGTGAAAGATCGTCCGGGACATGACCGTCGCTATGCCATCGATGCTCGCAAGCTGGAGCGTGAGTTGGGGTGGAAGCCGGCTGAGACATTTGAGTCCGGGATGCGCAAGACGGTGCAGTGGTATCTGGATAACCAGGCGTGGGTGCAGGACGTGATGTCCGGCGATTACCGGCATTGGGTGGCGAAGCAATATGCAGCGTAA
- a CDS encoding symmetrical bis(5'-nucleosyl)-tetraphosphatase — MTKTNVTVTPHFAVGDLQGCAPSLSTLLPRLGEQPTLRFVGDIVNRGPASLHTLRTIHAMAPRAETVLGNHDIHLLAVAAGVRKKGKSDTLDDILAASDCEDLLTWLRHRPLAMLEDCFLLVHAGVLPQWTAEQVIDLAQEVEEQLQGPNWQGFLADIFGNAANRWHDGLRGIERHRVVVNALTRLRYCTVDGVMDFKTKEGLGKAPDGFMPWFDVPGRRTGDVTVVCGHWSTLGLVMRPDLMALDTGCVWGGKLTAARMAAHPAERTVVQVDCPQYCDPLA, encoded by the coding sequence ATGACAAAGACCAACGTAACCGTTACGCCACATTTCGCCGTCGGCGACCTCCAAGGCTGCGCGCCGTCCCTCTCTACCTTGCTCCCCAGGCTCGGTGAGCAGCCTACCCTCCGCTTCGTCGGCGACATCGTCAACCGCGGCCCCGCCTCCCTCCACACCCTTCGCACCATCCATGCCATGGCTCCCCGCGCCGAAACTGTCCTCGGCAACCATGACATCCACCTCCTTGCCGTCGCCGCCGGCGTCCGCAAGAAAGGCAAGTCCGATACCCTGGACGACATCCTCGCCGCGTCCGATTGTGAGGACTTGCTCACCTGGCTCCGCCACCGCCCGCTAGCGATGCTGGAAGACTGCTTCCTGCTAGTCCACGCCGGCGTGCTTCCTCAGTGGACCGCAGAGCAGGTCATCGACCTCGCCCAGGAAGTCGAAGAGCAACTCCAGGGCCCCAACTGGCAAGGCTTCCTCGCCGACATCTTCGGCAATGCCGCCAATCGCTGGCACGACGGCCTGCGGGGCATCGAACGGCATCGCGTGGTGGTCAATGCACTTACCCGACTGCGCTATTGCACCGTCGATGGCGTGATGGACTTCAAGACCAAGGAAGGGCTCGGCAAAGCGCCGGACGGCTTTATGCCGTGGTTCGATGTGCCGGGACGGCGCACCGGGGATGTGACCGTGGTGTGCGGACACTGGTCGACGCTGGGCCTGGTGATGCGGCCGGACCTGATGGCGTTGGATACCGGTTGCGTCTGGGGCGGCAAGCTGACGGCTGCGCGCATGGCGGCGCATCCGGCCGAGCGGACCGTGGTCCAGGTCGATTGCCCGCAATATTGTGACCCGTTGGCCTGA
- a CDS encoding lysophospholipid acyltransferase family protein yields MIWLRKTALVLHLLRGLLTCAVLFPWLGARSRAWHIRRWSRRLLRICGVEIEVVDIRGEAPHGAARQGALVVSNHISWLDIYVIHSWQPVRFVAKSEIRAWPLIGWLCDKTGTIFIERARKRDAHRVLHDITDVMLQGDLVGVFPEGTTTDGTRVLPFHANLMQAPISGGLPVQPVGLNYLDAATGQPTLAAAYIDDTTLLQSLNAVLRAPGIKARLVIGPALAPASAGRRELADAAREVVGHLARGASNEAVATVDRLNQPAEPAARPEAASAAIS; encoded by the coding sequence ATGATCTGGCTGCGCAAGACGGCGCTGGTTCTGCACCTGCTGCGCGGGCTGCTGACCTGCGCGGTGCTGTTCCCGTGGCTGGGCGCGCGGTCGCGCGCCTGGCACATCCGGCGCTGGTCGCGGCGGCTGCTGCGCATCTGCGGCGTGGAGATCGAGGTCGTCGACATCCGCGGCGAGGCTCCACACGGTGCCGCGCGCCAGGGCGCGCTGGTGGTGTCCAACCATATCTCGTGGCTGGATATCTATGTGATCCATAGCTGGCAGCCAGTGCGGTTCGTTGCCAAGTCAGAGATCCGCGCCTGGCCGCTGATCGGCTGGCTGTGCGACAAGACCGGCACGATCTTCATCGAACGGGCGCGCAAGCGCGACGCCCACCGGGTCCTGCACGACATCACCGACGTCATGCTGCAGGGCGACCTGGTCGGCGTGTTTCCCGAGGGCACCACCACCGACGGCACCAGGGTACTGCCGTTTCACGCCAACCTGATGCAGGCCCCGATTTCCGGCGGCCTGCCGGTGCAGCCGGTCGGACTGAACTACCTGGACGCCGCCACCGGGCAACCGACGCTGGCGGCCGCCTACATCGACGACACCACGCTGCTGCAGTCGCTGAACGCCGTCCTGCGCGCCCCGGGCATCAAGGCCCGGCTCGTCATCGGCCCTGCACTGGCACCGGCCTCCGCCGGCCGCCGCGAACTGGCAGACGCCGCCCGCGAGGTGGTCGGGCATCTCGCCCGGGGTGCCAGCAACGAGGCAGTGGCAACGGTCGACCGGCTGAATCAGCCGGCCGAGCCTGCCGCCAGGCCCGAAGCTGCCTCCGCTGCCATCAGCTAG
- a CDS encoding dihydroorotase gives MKIHIQGGRLIDPASNTDAVQDLYLAAGKIVGVGSAPADFTANKVVDAKGLIVCPGLVDLSARLREPGYEYKATLESEVAAAAAGGVTSLICPPDTDPVLDEPGLVEMLKFRARTLNQTHVYPLGALTLGLKGEVLTEMNQLTEAGCVGFSQAEQPVRNTQVLLRALQYAQTFGFTVWLRPEDPFLGGGVAASGAVASRLGLSGVSVIAETVRLHTIFELMRTTGARVHLCRLSSAAGLELVRQAKREGLPVSCDVNIHHVSLTDMDIGYFNSQMRFSPPLRSTRDRDAIVAALADGTIDALCSDHTPVDDDEKLLPFAEATPGATGLELLLPLTLRWAAEHKVPLAQALARITSEPARVSGLKAGTLAAGAAADVCVFDPKQVWKVDRRSIKSQGKNTPWLGYEMEGKVRMTLVGGQIVYGNGGGNGNGNHASA, from the coding sequence ATGAAGATTCACATCCAGGGCGGCCGCCTGATCGACCCGGCCAGCAACACCGATGCCGTGCAGGACCTCTACCTCGCCGCCGGCAAGATCGTCGGCGTCGGCAGCGCCCCGGCGGACTTCACCGCCAACAAGGTCGTCGACGCCAAGGGCCTGATCGTGTGCCCCGGCCTGGTCGACCTGTCCGCGCGCCTGCGCGAGCCCGGCTACGAATACAAGGCCACCCTCGAATCCGAAGTCGCCGCCGCCGCTGCCGGAGGCGTCACCAGCCTGATCTGCCCGCCCGACACCGACCCCGTGCTGGACGAGCCGGGCCTGGTCGAGATGCTCAAGTTCCGCGCCCGCACGCTGAACCAGACCCACGTCTACCCGCTGGGCGCGCTGACACTGGGGCTGAAAGGCGAAGTGCTGACCGAAATGAACCAGCTGACTGAAGCCGGCTGCGTTGGCTTCAGCCAGGCCGAGCAGCCGGTGCGCAACACCCAGGTGCTGCTGCGCGCGCTGCAGTACGCGCAGACCTTCGGCTTCACGGTCTGGCTGCGCCCGGAAGACCCGTTCCTGGGCGGCGGCGTGGCCGCCAGCGGCGCGGTTGCATCGCGCCTCGGCCTGTCCGGCGTATCCGTGATCGCCGAGACCGTGCGCCTGCACACCATCTTCGAACTGATGCGCACCACCGGCGCCCGCGTGCACCTGTGCCGCCTGTCCTCCGCCGCCGGGCTGGAACTGGTGCGCCAGGCCAAGCGCGAAGGCCTGCCGGTCAGCTGCGACGTCAATATCCACCACGTCTCGCTGACCGACATGGATATCGGCTACTTCAACTCCCAGATGCGATTCTCGCCGCCGCTGCGCAGCACCCGCGACCGCGACGCCATCGTCGCCGCGCTGGCCGACGGCACCATCGACGCGCTGTGCTCCGACCACACCCCGGTGGACGACGACGAGAAGCTGCTGCCCTTCGCCGAAGCCACCCCCGGCGCCACCGGCCTGGAACTGCTGCTGCCGCTGACCCTGCGCTGGGCCGCCGAGCACAAGGTCCCGCTGGCCCAGGCACTGGCCCGCATCACCTCCGAGCCCGCACGCGTAAGTGGCCTGAAGGCCGGCACGCTGGCCGCCGGTGCCGCCGCCGATGTCTGCGTGTTCGACCCCAAACAGGTGTGGAAGGTCGATCGCCGCTCGATCAAGAGCCAGGGCAAGAACACGCCGTGGCTCGGCTACGAGATGGAAGGCAAGGTGCGGATGACGCTGGTCGGCGGCCAGATCGTTTATGGCAACGGCGGCGGCAACGGTAACGGCAACCACGCCAGCGCATGA
- a CDS encoding aspartate carbamoyltransferase catalytic subunit, which translates to MTKTFRNPQLTKNGELKHLLSIEGLSRDMITHILDTASQFVSLSDSDRDVKKVPLLRGKSVFNLFFENSTRTRTTFEIAAKRLSADVLNLNINASSTSKGESLLDTINNLSAMSADMFVVRHASSGAPYLIAEHVAPHVHVINAGDGRHAHPTQGLLDMYTIRHFKKDFTKLTVAIVGDILHSRVARSDIHALTTLGVPEVRAIGPRTLLPSGLEQMGVRVFHNMEEGLKGVDVVIMLRLQNERMSGALLPSAQEYFKAYGLTPERLALARPDAIVMHPGPMNRGVEIDSAVADGPQSVILNQVTFGIAVRMAVMGIVAGNND; encoded by the coding sequence ATGACCAAGACGTTCCGCAACCCGCAGCTCACCAAGAATGGCGAACTGAAGCATTTGCTGTCGATCGAGGGGTTGTCGCGTGACATGATCACGCACATCCTCGACACCGCCAGCCAGTTCGTATCGCTGTCCGACTCAGACCGCGATGTCAAGAAGGTGCCGCTGCTGCGCGGCAAGAGCGTGTTCAACCTGTTCTTCGAGAACTCCACCCGCACCCGCACCACCTTCGAGATCGCGGCCAAGCGGCTGTCGGCGGACGTGCTCAACCTGAACATCAACGCCTCGTCGACCAGCAAGGGCGAGTCGCTGCTCGACACCATCAACAACCTGTCGGCCATGTCCGCCGACATGTTCGTGGTGCGCCATGCCAGCTCGGGTGCGCCTTACCTGATCGCCGAGCACGTCGCGCCGCACGTGCACGTGATCAACGCCGGCGACGGCCGCCATGCGCACCCGACGCAGGGCCTGCTGGATATGTACACGATCCGGCACTTCAAGAAGGACTTCACCAAGCTGACGGTGGCCATCGTCGGCGACATCCTGCACTCGCGCGTGGCTCGCTCCGACATCCACGCGCTGACCACGCTGGGCGTGCCCGAAGTGCGCGCCATCGGCCCGCGCACGCTGCTGCCGTCTGGCCTGGAGCAGATGGGCGTGCGCGTCTTCCACAACATGGAAGAGGGCCTCAAGGGCGTCGACGTGGTCATCATGCTGCGGCTGCAGAACGAGCGCATGAGCGGCGCGCTGCTGCCGTCGGCGCAGGAATACTTCAAGGCCTACGGCCTGACGCCAGAGCGCCTGGCACTGGCCAGGCCCGACGCCATCGTGATGCACCCGGGCCCGATGAACCGCGGCGTGGAGATCGACTCCGCCGTGGCCGACGGCCCGCAGTCCGTGATCCTGAACCAGGTGACCTTTGGCATTGCCGTGCGCATGGCGGTGATGGGCATCGTGGCCGGGAACAACGACTGA
- the pyrR gene encoding bifunctional pyr operon transcriptional regulator/uracil phosphoribosyltransferase PyrR, producing MTQISAPDAESLYRKLLDQARALIPDAERERWSVAGIHSGGAWIAARLAKDLNLPEHGVINVAFHRDDYAKKGLHSQAQSTTLPFAVEDRNILLIDDVLATGRTIRAAVNELFDYGRPARVALGVLADRGGRQLPIAADLVAADIELPRGTTLVLSRQGEGADARFAFATEPTDTAAS from the coding sequence ATGACGCAGATTTCCGCACCCGACGCCGAGTCGCTGTACCGCAAGCTGCTGGACCAGGCCCGCGCCCTGATCCCCGACGCCGAGCGTGAACGCTGGTCGGTGGCAGGCATCCATTCCGGCGGCGCGTGGATCGCCGCGCGCCTGGCCAAGGACCTGAATCTGCCCGAGCATGGCGTGATCAACGTTGCCTTCCATCGCGACGACTACGCCAAGAAAGGCCTGCACAGCCAGGCCCAGTCGACCACGCTGCCGTTCGCCGTGGAAGACCGCAACATCCTGCTGATCGACGACGTGCTGGCCACCGGCCGCACCATCCGCGCCGCCGTCAACGAATTGTTCGACTACGGCCGTCCGGCGCGCGTGGCGCTGGGCGTGCTGGCCGACCGCGGCGGGCGCCAGCTGCCGATTGCCGCTGACCTCGTGGCCGCGGACATCGAACTGCCGCGCGGCACGACGCTGGTGCTGTCGCGCCAGGGCGAGGGCGCCGACGCGCGCTTCGCCTTCGCCACCGAACCTACCGATACCGCCGCCAGCTGA
- the ruvX gene encoding Holliday junction resolvase RuvX, translated as MPDAVGRELPRDGTVLAFDYGEKKIGVALGNFITREARALTILPNITVEGRFEAVGELIQAWNPVQLIVGMPVNPEGGEQPMMRLARRFGNQLNGRFNLPVEWVDERYSSRAASMAGARRGELDAEAARIILQQYFDQFPL; from the coding sequence ATGCCTGACGCCGTGGGGCGCGAACTGCCCCGCGACGGCACGGTCCTGGCATTCGACTACGGCGAGAAAAAGATCGGCGTCGCGCTGGGTAACTTCATCACGCGCGAGGCGCGTGCGCTGACCATCCTTCCCAATATCACCGTTGAAGGTCGCTTCGAGGCCGTCGGCGAACTGATCCAGGCGTGGAACCCGGTGCAGCTGATCGTCGGCATGCCGGTCAACCCGGAAGGCGGCGAGCAGCCGATGATGCGGCTGGCGCGGCGCTTCGGCAACCAGCTCAACGGGCGCTTCAACTTGCCGGTGGAATGGGTGGACGAGCGCTATTCCTCGCGCGCCGCCTCGATGGCCGGCGCGCGCCGCGGCGAACTCGACGCCGAAGCCGCGCGCATCATCCTGCAACAGTATTTCGACCAATTCCCGCTATGA
- a CDS encoding YqgE/AlgH family protein, protein MAKPEAPINLTNQFLIAMPGMADPTFSGSVVYICEHNERGALGLVINRPIDIDMATLFDKIDLKLEIQPVAHQPVYFGGPVQTERGFVLHDPVGVYVSSLAVPGGLEMTTSKDVLEAVANGSGPHRFLLTLGYSGWGAGQLEEELSRNGWLTVLADPEIIFSVPPEGRFAAAIGLLGVDVNMLSGEAGHA, encoded by the coding sequence ATGGCGAAGCCCGAAGCACCCATCAATCTGACCAATCAGTTCCTGATTGCCATGCCTGGCATGGCCGATCCGACCTTTTCGGGTTCCGTCGTCTATATCTGCGAACACAACGAGCGTGGCGCGCTCGGGCTGGTGATCAACCGGCCCATCGACATCGACATGGCCACGCTGTTCGACAAGATCGACCTCAAGCTTGAAATCCAGCCGGTGGCGCACCAGCCCGTCTATTTCGGCGGCCCGGTGCAGACCGAGCGCGGCTTCGTGCTGCACGACCCGGTCGGCGTCTATGTCTCGTCGCTGGCGGTGCCGGGCGGGCTGGAAATGACCACCTCCAAGGACGTGCTGGAAGCCGTGGCCAATGGCAGCGGCCCGCATCGCTTCCTGCTGACGCTGGGCTATTCCGGCTGGGGTGCCGGCCAACTGGAAGAAGAACTCAGCCGCAACGGCTGGCTGACCGTCCTGGCCGATCCCGAGATCATCTTCAGCGTGCCACCGGAAGGGCGCTTTGCCGCAGCCATCGGCCTGCTTGGCGTCGACGTCAACATGCTGTCGGGCGAGGCCGGGCATGCCTGA
- a CDS encoding pseudouridine synthase, protein MTLDRILQSQGFGTRRYCGDLVAAGLVEVNGEPCDDPRTQFEVDGLRLTVDGEEWIACTKAYLILNKPAGYECSQRPRHHPSVYNLLPVPLRQREVQAVGRLDHDTTGLLLLTDDGQFIHAQTSPKRKVPKVYEVTTAEPVTPEQVQALVSGVQLLDEPAPIAAEACEITGEHSLRLTLLQGKYHQVKRMVVAAGNHVNALHRSAIGSLQLEPELAEGEWRWLTADELAALTRKA, encoded by the coding sequence ATGACACTCGACCGCATTCTTCAATCCCAGGGCTTCGGCACCCGCCGCTACTGCGGCGACCTGGTCGCCGCCGGGCTGGTCGAAGTCAACGGCGAGCCTTGCGACGATCCGCGCACCCAGTTCGAGGTGGACGGCCTGCGCCTGACGGTCGACGGCGAAGAATGGATCGCCTGCACCAAGGCCTACCTGATCCTGAACAAGCCCGCTGGCTATGAGTGCTCGCAGCGCCCGCGCCACCATCCCAGCGTCTACAACCTGCTGCCGGTGCCGCTGCGCCAGCGCGAAGTCCAGGCCGTGGGCCGGCTCGACCATGACACCACCGGCCTGCTGCTGCTGACCGACGACGGCCAGTTCATCCACGCCCAGACCTCGCCCAAGCGCAAGGTGCCCAAGGTCTATGAAGTGACGACTGCGGAGCCGGTCACGCCGGAACAGGTGCAAGCGCTTGTCAGCGGGGTACAACTGCTGGACGAACCGGCGCCGATCGCGGCAGAAGCCTGTGAGATCACTGGTGAACACAGCCTCCGGCTGACCTTGCTGCAGGGAAAGTACCATCAGGTGAAGCGCATGGTCGTCGCGGCTGGCAACCACGTGAACGCCCTGCACCGCAGCGCCATCGGCAGCCTGCAGCTGGAGCCGGAGCTGGCGGAAGGGGAATGGCGCTGGCTCACGGCGGACGAACTCGCGGCGCTGACCCGCAAGGCATGA
- a CDS encoding cryptochrome/photolyase family protein, with translation MQPADPSASGRKPYRIGQDFERGLVWFRRDLRASDHAALHYALRHCARVWCVFVFDRDILDPLLARGLQADRRVEFILDSVRELADTLAAAGGGLIVLDDRAVDTIPALAQALDVQAVFANHDYEPAASARDDTVRQALAAQVRLLFTFKDQAIFERDEILNGQRKPFSVFTPYKNAWLRTVQPFDLRPYPIDPYLHALAPVPKAYRKPLPTLEQLGFRTSNLAEIAMPTGATGAQALLEEFTERIGDYGRRRDYPALRGPSYLSVHLRFGTIPIRTLARTAHEAVLRGGADSAGAAVWLSELVWRDFYFMILHHHPQVADGAAFHPAYDKIRWQDGETGERYFRAWCDAATGYPLVDAAMLQIRQSGYMHNRLRMVTASFLVKDLGVDWRRGEQYFADQLNDFDFSANNGGWQWAASTGCDAQPWFRIFNPVTQSQKFDPQGRFIRKYLPQLAALPDKYLHAPWTAPDDVLADAGVRLGEDYPRPLVQHDVARKETLARYGVVKEAGKRSAAGLEKDGPDD, from the coding sequence ATGCAGCCAGCAGACCCTTCGGCATCGGGCCGCAAACCTTACCGGATCGGCCAGGATTTCGAGCGCGGCCTGGTCTGGTTCCGGCGCGACCTGCGCGCCAGCGACCACGCGGCGCTGCATTATGCCCTCAGGCATTGTGCCCGGGTATGGTGTGTCTTCGTGTTCGATCGCGACATCCTCGACCCGCTGCTGGCGCGCGGCCTGCAGGCGGACCGGCGCGTCGAGTTTATCCTCGATTCGGTGCGGGAGCTGGCCGACACGCTCGCCGCGGCAGGCGGCGGGCTGATCGTGCTGGACGACCGCGCTGTCGACACGATTCCCGCGCTGGCGCAAGCGCTGGACGTCCAGGCGGTCTTTGCCAACCACGACTACGAGCCTGCCGCCAGCGCCCGCGATGACACCGTGCGCCAGGCGCTGGCGGCACAGGTACGCCTGCTGTTCACGTTCAAGGATCAGGCCATCTTCGAGCGCGACGAGATCCTGAACGGCCAGCGCAAGCCGTTCTCGGTGTTCACGCCGTACAAGAATGCCTGGCTGCGGACGGTGCAGCCGTTCGACCTGCGCCCGTATCCGATCGACCCGTACCTGCACGCGCTGGCGCCGGTGCCAAAGGCGTATCGCAAGCCGTTGCCGACGCTCGAACAGCTCGGCTTCCGCACCAGCAACCTCGCCGAGATCGCCATGCCGACCGGCGCCACAGGCGCACAAGCCCTGCTCGAAGAATTCACCGAGCGCATCGGCGACTACGGCCGCCGCCGCGACTACCCTGCCCTGCGCGGCCCCAGCTACCTGTCGGTGCACCTGCGCTTCGGCACCATCCCGATCCGCACGCTGGCGCGCACGGCGCACGAGGCGGTGCTGCGCGGCGGCGCCGACAGCGCGGGCGCGGCGGTGTGGTTGTCGGAGCTGGTCTGGCGCGATTTCTATTTCATGATCCTGCACCACCATCCGCAAGTGGCCGACGGCGCCGCCTTCCACCCGGCCTATGACAAGATCCGCTGGCAGGACGGCGAAACCGGCGAGCGCTATTTCCGCGCCTGGTGCGATGCGGCCACCGGCTATCCGCTGGTCGATGCCGCCATGCTGCAGATCCGGCAGAGCGGCTATATGCACAACCGGCTGCGCATGGTCACGGCCAGCTTCCTGGTCAAGGACCTGGGCGTGGACTGGCGCCGCGGCGAGCAGTACTTTGCCGACCAGCTCAATGACTTCGATTTTTCCGCCAACAACGGGGGGTGGCAATGGGCGGCATCGACCGGCTGCGACGCGCAGCCGTGGTTCCGCATCTTCAACCCGGTGACGCAGTCGCAGAAGTTTGACCCCCAGGGCCGCTTTATCCGCAAATACCTGCCGCAGCTGGCGGCGTTACCGGACAAATACCTGCATGCGCCATGGACAGCGCCCGACGATGTGCTGGCCGACGCCGGCGTGCGGCTGGGCGAGGACTACCCGCGTCCGCTGGTGCAGCACGACGTGGCGCGCAAGGAAACGCTGGCGCGGTATGGGGTGGTGAAGGAAGCCGGCAAGCGCAGCGCCGCCGGCCTGGAGAAGGACGGCCCGGACGACTGA